A part of Solea solea chromosome 8, fSolSol10.1, whole genome shotgun sequence genomic DNA contains:
- the LOC131463530 gene encoding uncharacterized protein LOC131463530, with protein MDPKFRKRGDGLASLCDTDDAKKIKGEKRPWARALSPDRVKEAARVAVLSRGGDTNNEKHLLGQYQLQFGIFRGQTFQWLAENALGYAGYVVASMSEESGSSDSHNHLVNKRALLKYISLYPEGRYAIQFKMEARSTSQRKPATSTQPSTSSQPSTSSHPSTSSQPSTSPRPSTSSHPSTSSRPSTSPRPSSVPVSSLRSLLTGKGVSQQSIHKSVKRLFMPPKFHPSAPTVSPAGSTMKTEPTDTVPADLAPSEHEPTDSELLLSVQEMESQMPQNRICLPAGWIPALPEVDQRWISKALFRWSRFNQPELDLEKVDRMWWYPPRPSLNSSGIPTLEQFFGHPLFLWMPRKLWRVRLLCPHPDCGKSELTSAGLHQRVRQVIGVSSSYFLASEYLACKSCKRKVIGWSHAIVSQLDIGHRIQFPCLLTFKLGCDMQVVRLMRQRGLGNSSSQLQKQLEEQHAESWLGRQIQFLTEYRGVARAISSGLITPVPLGDLPAMPAVAKHRWLMQVYAQDVLSRLDEVKASITSLFGQVLKMDSTKKIVRKLAGEARSTAAWATNIGNEHGHVIMSVLTASEGWGLMKMAEGLVRRYKDAEVPPPEILYVDRDCCGNSHLKKIFGAWPGMRIQLDIWHFMRRFATGCTTDSHSLYTSFMAQLTRCIFVWDESDLQRLKAAKRAELEASLMRPTEGDVIRHISKAEMQLHCRRTVRESREMEAMLKELIEAYDGERGCNTLGVPLINSARMAEIWKAQCKHIPCLQDPPGFQLYTQTGTMKKGGHVLQTFRCARGSTSLENFHLHMNRFIPGTLASDTFFQAYLVDGLARWNEDRTMTAEGTAGPHSYSGLLRHAANQLSEEVLGKKLVEYKAPRKYTGELIGIEYLYSQNNVAMEDYKLALATLETEDITVAEGDSLLEQFDVEDPTVTTLDTIWPPQQPTPSAPASNAPPAAAGAVSDSATTAAPTATGAALPSAPLSEPSASVTVATMQSAAVPVCPPVCEDSGRPAGSNPSLGPQLQTDTPQTSQDAAMLCTHQAPQQDAPSVAEEQPSTSSCSTSHDDSVGPDNIEGFQAVQDLTGHLFKLKDHSLALSREEAAHIIALWECLSEYDKKKTVYPPRYQDTIPKGRFRATKKNVAPGVESTKRCFAGGKSPAQWPDCNRVCEALFVQLCEEYRGPRRIDGVRKERWSLVTKAYLHIRQVILNNAMVMEKTTIQLPVMNTATIASWYCKLQKKQEKSMLEQGLSTPKNTNVSPESLPLAVLSKDRPCVPTSSVANPHIFVLPPNTAGTAQLKQRRNLPVAPAAILPPFLAALNQPLHPPQPVPQPLLLAPQPLLLAPQPLLPAPQPLLPAPQPLLLAPQPLLPAPQPLLPVVITKPAADVPYTTQQYHKKKMQQEESGVKKRKYTKKSDAIICKQCKRERDPATHQQYFGNWYCQATATTTLAEWKASFEARGYGKKKDAPPQ; from the exons ATGGATCCTAAATTTAGGAAGAGGGGAGACGGTCTTGCCAGCCTCTGTGATACAGATGATGCCAAGAAAATTAAGGGAGAGAAAAGGCCATGGGCCCGAGCTTTGTCCCCAGATCGCGTGAAAGAGGCAGCAAGGGTGGCTGTTCTGAGTCGTGGTGGAGACACCAACAATGAGAAGCATCTCCTGGGCCAATATCAGCTGCAGTTTGGAATTTTCCGGGGTCAAACGTTTCAGTGGTTGGCTGAGAATGCGCTGGGCTATGCTGGATATGTGGTGGCATCAATGTCGGAGGAATCAGGAAGCTCTGATTCTCATAACCACCTCGTCAATAAAAGAGCCTTGCTGAAGTATATTTCGCTGTATCCGGAGGGACGTTATGCCATTCAGTTTAAGATGGAGGCGAGATCCACAAGTCAGCGTAAACCAGCCACCTCCACACAGCCCTCCACCTCATCACAGCCCTCCACCTCATCACATCCATCCACCTCATCACAACCATCCACCTCACCACGACCATCCACCTCATCACATCCATCCACCTCATCACGACCATCCACCTCACCGCGACCATCCTCAGTGCCTGTATCCTCCCTGCGGTCATTGTTGACAGGGAAAGGCGTGTCCCAGCAGAGCATCCACAAGTCTGTCAAGAGGCTGTTTATGCCACCAAAGTTTCATCCAT ctGCTCCTACTGTGTCCCCTGCTGGATCCACCATGAAAACAGAGCCCACAGACACGGTGCCAGCAGATTTAGCTCCCAGTGAGCATGAGCCCACTGACAGCGAACTTCTGCTGTCAGTTCAAGAGATGGAGTCACAAATGCCAC AGAACAGAATTTGCCTGCCCGCTGGTTGGATCCCTGCCCTGCCAGAAGTTGACCAGCGCTGGATTTCTAAGGCCCTGTTCCGGTGGTCACGGTTTAACCAACCTGAGCTGGACCTTGAAAAGGTGGACAGAATGTGGTGGTATCCACCTCGGCCATCACTAAACTCCAGTGGTATTCCAACATTGGAGCAGTTCTTCGGTCACCCCCTGTTCCTGTGGATGCCAAGGAAGCTTTGGCGTGTGCGGTTGCTCTGTCCACATCCAGACTGTGGCAAGTCAGAGCTTACCTCTGCTGGACTACATCAGAGAGTCAGGCAGGTGATTGGAGTCAGCAGCTCTTACTTCTTGGCATCTGAATATCTTGCCTGTAAAAGCTGCAAACGAAAGGTGATCGGTTGGAGCCATGCCATCGTCTCCCAGCTAGACATAGGCCACCGCATCCAGTTCCCATGTCTCCTGACTTTCAAGCTGGGATGCGACATGCAGGTCGTGCGCCTCATGCGTCAGCGGGGCTtgggcaacagcagcagccagctTCAGAAGCAGCTGGAAGAGCAGCATGCGGAGAGCTGGCTTGGGAGACAAATTCAGTTTCTCACTGAGTACAGAGGAGTTGCACGTGCCATCTCCTCTGGCCTGATTACTCCTGTCCCGCTGGGGGACTTGCCAGCTATGCCTGCAGTGGCTAAACATCGCTGGCTGATGCAGGTTTATGCCCAGGATGTCCTCAGCAGGCTGGATGAAGTGAAGGCCTCCATCACCTCACTCTTTGGCCAGGTACTGAAGATGGACTCGACCAAAAAGATTGTGAGGAAGCTGGCAGGTGAGGCCCGGTCCACAGCTGCTTGGGCCACCAACATCGGAAATGAACATGGGCATGTGATCATGTCCGTTCTCACAGCGAGCGAGGGCTGGGGCCTAATGAAGATGGCAGAGGGTCTTGTGAGGCGCTACAAGGACGCAGAGGTGCCACCTCCCGAGATCCTATATGTGGACCGTGACTGCTGTGGGAACTCGCACCTTAAAAAAATCTTTGGAGCATGGCCGGGCATGAGGATTCAGTTGGATATCTGGCACTTTATGAGGAGGTTTGCGACCGGGTGCACAACTGATTCTCATTCTCTATACACCAGCTTCATGGCCCAGCTAACCCGGTGCATTTTCGTGTGGGATGAGAGTGACCTGCAGCGACTCAAGGCAGCCAAGCGAGCAGAGCTGGAGGCAAGTCTCATGCGTCCCACAGAGGGAGATGTGATACGCCATATAAGCAAGGCAGAGATGCAGCTTCATTGTCGGAGGACCGTCCGGGAAAGCAGGGAGATGGAAGCCATGCTGAAGGAGTTGATTGAGGCatatgatggagagagaggctgCAACACGCTCGGTGTGCCTCTGATCAACTCTGCAAGGATGGCAGAAATCTGGAAGGCCCAGTGCAAACATATCCCCTGCCTCCAGGACCCTCCAGGTTTCCAGCTGTACACACAGACTGGGACAATGAAGAAGGGTGGTCATGTGCTGCAAACTTTCCGGTGTGCCAGAGGTTCGACCTCACTGGAGAATTTCCATCTGCACATGAACAGATTCATCCCAG gaacccTCGCAAGTGACACCTTTTTCCAGGCATATCTGGTTGATGGTCTTGCCAGGTGGAATGAGGATAGGACCATGACAGCAGAGGGGACAGCAGGGCCACACTCATACAGTGGCCTACTTAGGCATGCAGCCAACCAGCTGTCAGAGGAGGTGCTTGGGAAAAAACTGGTGGAGTACAAAGCCCCCCGGAAATACACAG gAGAGCTTATAGGTATTGAATACCTATACAGCCAAAACAATGTTGCCATGGAGGACTATAAGTTGGCCCTGGCAACCCTTGAAACTGAGGACATCACTGTGGCCGAGGGAGACTCTCTTTTGGAGCAATTTGATGTGGAGGATCCAACTGTTACCACCCTGGACACAATTTGGCCTCCACAACAGCCCACTCCATCAGCTCCTGCATCAAATGCACCTCCAGCTGCAGCTGGAGCAGTTAGCGACAGTGCCACAACAGCTGCACCTACTGCAACTGGGGCTGCACTGCCTAGCGCACCACTCAGCGAACCTTCTGCTTCCGTCACTGTTGCCACTATGCAGAGTG CAGCTGTACCTGTGTGCCCCCCAGTTTGTGAGGACAGTGGGAGACCTGCTGGATCTAATCCCAGCCTTGGTCCCCAGCTCCAAACCGACACTCCTCAAACCTCTCAGGATGCGGCAATGCTCTGCACTCatcaag CTCCCCAGCAAGATGCTCCCAGTGTGGCAGAGGAACAGCCTTCCACATCATCATGCTCCACCAGTCATGAT GACTCTGTTGGACCAGACAACATTGAGGGCTTCCAAGCTGTCCAGGACTTGACGGGACACTTGTTCAAATTAAAAGACCACAGTCTTGCCCTGTCAAGAGAGGAGGCTGCACATATTATTGCCCTATGGGAGTGTTTGTCAgagtatgacaaaaaaaaaacagtctacCCTCCACGCTATCAAGACACAATCCCCAAAGGGAGATTCAgggccacaaaaaaaaatgttgcaccTGGTGTGGAGAGTACAAAGCG ATGCTTTGCAGGAGGGAAAAGCCCAGCGCAGTGGCCTGACTGCAATCGTGTGTGTGAGGCACTTTTTGTTCAGCTCTGCGAGGAGTATCGTGGACCCAGGCGCATCGATGGAGTCAGGAAAGAGCGTTGGAGCCTTGTCACCAAGGCATATCTTCACATCCGCCAAGTCATTCTAAATAATGCCATGGTGATGGAGAAGACCACCATCCAGCTCCCGGTGATGAATACTGCAACCATCGCTAGTTG GTACTgtaaacttcaaaaaaaacaggagaagaGCATGCTGGAGCAAGGCCTCTCTACTCCAAAGAACACTAATGTGAGCCCAGAGAGCTTGCCTCTTGCAGTTCTGAGTAAAGACAGACCCTGTGTCCCGACCAGCAGTGTGGCAAATCCCCACATCTTTGTCCTGCCTCCTAACACGGCAGGGACGGCGCAGCTGAAACAGCGACGGAACCTGCCAGTGGCTCCAGCTGCAATTCTGCCACCATTCCTTGCAGCTCTCAATCAACCTCTTCATCCTCCCCAGCCTGTACCACAACCTCTCCTGCTTGCACCGCAGCCTCTCCTGCTTGCACCGCAACCTCTCCTGCCTGCTCCGCAACCTCTCCTGCCTGCACCGCAACCTCTTCTGCTTGCACCACAACCTCTCCTGCCTGCACCACAACCTCTGCTCCCTGTGGTTATTACCAAACCGGCAGCTGATGTGCCATACACCACACAGCAGTACCATAAAAAGAAGATGCAGCAAGAGGAGAGTGGTGTTAAAAAGCGGAAGTACACTAAAAAGAGTGACGCCATCATTTGCAAGCAGTGCAAGAGAGAGCGGGACCCTGCCACCCACCAGCAGTACTTCGGAAATTGGTACTGCCAAGCCACAGCCACTACAACTCTGGCTGAGTGGAAGGCCTCATTTGAAGCCCGGGGTTATGGCAAAAAGAAAGATGCGCCACCACAATAA
- the LOC131463532 gene encoding uncharacterized protein LOC131463532 produces the protein MDPKFRKRGDGLASLCDTDDAKKIKGEKRPWARALSPDRVKEAARVAVLSRGGDTNNEKHLLGQYQLQFGIFRGQTFQWLAENALGYAGYVVASMSEESGSSDSHNHLVNKRALLKYISLYPEGRYAIQFKMEARSTSQRKPATSTQPSTSSQPSTSSHPSTSSQPSTSPRPSTSSHPSTSSRPSTSPRPSSVPVSSLRSLLTGKGVSQQSIHKSVKRLFMPPKFHPSAPTVSPAGSTMKTEPTDTVPADLAPSEHEPTDSELLLSVQEMESQMPQNRICLPAGWIPALPEVDQRWISKALFRWSRFNQPELDLEKVDRMWWYPPRPSLNSSGIPTLEQFFGHPLFLWMPRKLWRVRLLCPHPDCGKSELTSAGLHQRVRQVIGVSSSYFLASEYLACKSCKRKVIGWSHAIVSQLDIGHRIQFPCLLTFKLGCDMQVVRLMRQRGLGNSSSQLQKQLEEQHAESWLGRQIQFLTEYRGVARAISSGLITPVPLGDLPAMPAVAKHRWLMQVYAQDVLSRLDEVKASITSLFGQVLKMDSTKKIVRKLAGEARSTAAWATNIGNEHGHVIMSVLTASEGWGLMKMAEGLVRRYKDAEVPPPEILYVDRDCCGNSHLKKIFGAWPGMRIQLDIWHFMRRFATGCTTDSHSLYTSFMAQLTRCIFVWDESDLQRLKAAKRAELEASLMRPTEGDVIRHISKAEMQLHCRRTVRESREMEAMLKELIEAYDGERGCNTLGVPLINSARMAEIWKAQCKHIPCLQDPPGFQLYTQTGTMKKGGHVLQTFRCARGSTSLENFHLHMNRFIPGTLASDTFFQAYLVDGLARWNEDRTMTAEGTAGPHSYSGLLRHAANQLSEEVLGKKLVEYKAPRKYTGELIGIEYLYSQNNVAMEDYKLALATLETEDITVAEGDSLLEQFDVEDPTVTTLDTIWPPQQPTPSAPASNAPPAAAGAVSDSATTAAPTATGAALPSAPLSEPSASVTVATMQSAAVPVCPPVCEDSGRPAGSNPSLGPQLQTDTPQTSQDAAMLCTHQAPQQDAPSVAEEQPSTSSCSTSHDDSVGPDNIEGFQAVQDLTGHLFKLKDHSLALSREEAAHIIALWECLSEYDKKKTVYPPRYQDTIPKGRFRATKKNVAPGVESTKRCFAGGKSPAQWPDCNRVCEALFVQLCEEYRGPRRIDGVRKERWSLVTKAYLHIRQVILNNAMVMEKTTIQLPVMNTATIASWYCKLQKKQEKSMLEQGLSTPKNTNVSPESLPLAVLSKDRPCVPTSSVANPHIFVLPPNTAGTAQLKQRRNLPVAPAAILPPFLAALNQPLHPPQPVPQPLLLAPQPLLLAPQPLLLAPQPLLLAPQPLLPAPQPLLPVVITKPAADVPYTTQQYHKKKMQQEESGVKKRKYTKKSDAIICKQCKRERDPATHQQYFGNWYCQATATTTLAEWKASFEARGYGKKKDAPPQ, from the exons ATGGATCCTAAATTTAGGAAGAGGGGAGACGGTCTTGCCAGCCTCTGTGATACAGATGATGCCAAGAAAATTAAGGGAGAGAAAAGGCCATGGGCCCGAGCTTTGTCCCCAGATCGCGTGAAAGAGGCAGCAAGGGTGGCTGTTCTGAGTCGTGGTGGAGACACCAACAATGAGAAGCATCTCCTGGGCCAATATCAGCTGCAGTTTGGAATTTTCCGGGGTCAAACGTTTCAGTGGTTGGCTGAGAATGCGCTGGGCTATGCTGGATATGTGGTGGCATCAATGTCGGAGGAATCAGGAAGCTCTGATTCTCATAACCACCTCGTCAATAAAAGAGCCTTGCTGAAGTATATTTCGCTGTATCCGGAGGGACGTTATGCCATTCAGTTTAAGATGGAGGCGAGATCCACAAGTCAGCGTAAACCAGCCACCTCCACACAGCCCTCCACCTCATCACAGCCCTCCACCTCATCACATCCATCCACCTCATCACAACCATCCACCTCACCACGACCATCCACCTCATCACATCCATCCACCTCATCACGACCATCCACCTCACCGCGACCATCCTCAGTGCCTGTATCCTCCCTGCGGTCATTGTTGACAGGGAAAGGCGTGTCCCAGCAGAGCATCCACAAGTCTGTCAAGAGGCTGTTTATGCCACCAAAGTTTCATCCAT ctGCTCCTACTGTGTCCCCTGCTGGATCCACCATGAAAACAGAGCCCACAGACACGGTGCCAGCAGATTTAGCTCCCAGTGAGCATGAGCCCACTGACAGCGAACTTCTGCTGTCAGTTCAAGAGATGGAGTCACAAATGCCAC AGAACAGAATTTGCCTGCCCGCTGGTTGGATCCCTGCCCTGCCAGAAGTTGACCAGCGCTGGATTTCTAAGGCCCTGTTCCGGTGGTCACGGTTTAACCAACCTGAGCTGGACCTTGAAAAGGTGGACAGAATGTGGTGGTATCCACCTCGGCCATCACTAAACTCCAGTGGTATTCCAACATTGGAGCAGTTCTTCGGTCACCCCCTGTTCCTGTGGATGCCAAGGAAGCTTTGGCGTGTGCGGTTGCTCTGTCCACATCCAGACTGTGGCAAGTCAGAGCTTACCTCTGCTGGACTACATCAGAGAGTCAGGCAGGTGATTGGAGTCAGCAGCTCTTACTTCTTGGCATCTGAATATCTTGCCTGTAAAAGCTGCAAACGAAAGGTGATCGGTTGGAGCCATGCCATCGTCTCCCAGCTAGACATAGGCCACCGCATCCAGTTCCCATGTCTCCTGACTTTCAAGCTGGGATGCGACATGCAGGTCGTGCGCCTCATGCGTCAGCGGGGCTtgggcaacagcagcagccagctTCAGAAGCAGCTGGAAGAGCAGCATGCGGAGAGCTGGCTTGGGAGACAAATTCAGTTTCTCACTGAGTACAGAGGAGTTGCACGTGCCATCTCCTCTGGCCTGATTACTCCTGTCCCGCTGGGGGACTTGCCAGCTATGCCTGCAGTGGCTAAACATCGCTGGCTGATGCAGGTTTATGCCCAGGATGTCCTCAGCAGGCTGGATGAAGTGAAGGCCTCCATCACCTCACTCTTTGGCCAGGTACTGAAGATGGACTCGACCAAAAAGATTGTGAGGAAGCTGGCAGGTGAGGCCCGGTCCACAGCTGCTTGGGCCACCAACATCGGAAATGAACATGGGCATGTGATCATGTCCGTTCTCACAGCGAGCGAGGGCTGGGGCCTAATGAAGATGGCAGAGGGTCTTGTGAGGCGCTACAAGGACGCAGAGGTGCCACCTCCCGAGATCCTATATGTGGACCGTGACTGCTGTGGGAACTCGCACCTTAAAAAAATCTTTGGAGCATGGCCGGGCATGAGGATTCAGTTGGATATCTGGCACTTTATGAGGAGGTTTGCGACCGGGTGCACAACTGATTCTCATTCTCTATACACCAGCTTCATGGCCCAGCTAACCCGGTGCATTTTCGTGTGGGATGAGAGTGACCTGCAGCGACTCAAGGCAGCCAAGCGAGCAGAGCTGGAGGCAAGTCTCATGCGTCCCACAGAGGGAGATGTGATACGCCATATAAGCAAGGCAGAGATGCAGCTTCATTGTCGGAGGACCGTCCGGGAAAGCAGGGAGATGGAAGCCATGCTGAAGGAGTTGATTGAGGCatatgatggagagagaggctgCAACACGCTCGGTGTGCCTCTGATCAACTCTGCAAGGATGGCAGAAATCTGGAAGGCCCAGTGCAAACATATCCCCTGCCTCCAGGACCCTCCAGGTTTCCAGCTGTACACACAGACTGGGACAATGAAGAAGGGTGGTCATGTGCTGCAAACTTTCCGGTGTGCCAGAGGTTCGACCTCACTGGAGAATTTCCATCTGCACATGAACAGATTCATCCCAG gaacccTCGCAAGTGACACCTTTTTCCAGGCATATCTGGTTGATGGTCTTGCCAGGTGGAATGAGGATAGGACCATGACAGCAGAGGGGACAGCAGGGCCACACTCATACAGTGGCCTACTTAGGCATGCAGCCAACCAGCTGTCAGAGGAGGTGCTTGGGAAAAAACTGGTGGAGTACAAAGCCCCCCGGAAATACACAG gAGAGCTTATAGGTATTGAATACCTATACAGCCAAAACAATGTTGCCATGGAGGACTATAAGTTGGCCCTGGCAACCCTTGAAACTGAGGACATCACTGTGGCCGAGGGAGACTCTCTTTTGGAGCAATTTGATGTGGAGGATCCAACTGTTACCACCCTGGACACAATTTGGCCTCCACAACAGCCCACTCCATCAGCTCCTGCATCAAATGCACCTCCAGCTGCAGCTGGAGCAGTTAGCGACAGTGCCACAACAGCTGCACCTACTGCAACTGGGGCTGCACTGCCTAGCGCACCACTCAGCGAACCTTCTGCTTCCGTCACTGTTGCCACTATGCAGAGTG CAGCTGTACCTGTGTGCCCCCCAGTTTGTGAGGACAGTGGGAGACCTGCTGGATCTAATCCCAGCCTTGGTCCCCAGCTCCAAACCGACACTCCTCAAACCTCTCAGGATGCGGCAATGCTCTGCACTCatcaag CTCCCCAGCAAGATGCTCCCAGTGTGGCAGAGGAACAGCCTTCCACATCATCATGCTCCACCAGTCATGAT GACTCTGTTGGACCAGACAACATTGAGGGCTTCCAAGCTGTCCAGGACTTGACGGGACACTTGTTCAAATTAAAAGACCACAGTCTTGCCCTGTCAAGAGAGGAGGCTGCACATATTATTGCCCTATGGGAGTGTTTGTCAgagtatgacaaaaaaaaaacagtctacCCTCCACGCTATCAAGACACAATCCCCAAAGGGAGATTCAgggccacaaaaaaaaatgttgcaccTGGTGTGGAGAGTACAAAGCG ATGCTTTGCAGGAGGGAAAAGCCCAGCGCAGTGGCCTGACTGCAATCGTGTGTGTGAGGCACTTTTTGTTCAGCTCTGCGAGGAGTATCGTGGACCCAGGCGCATCGATGGAGTCAGGAAAGAGCGTTGGAGCCTTGTCACCAAGGCATATCTTCACATCCGCCAAGTCATTCTAAATAATGCCATGGTGATGGAGAAGACCACCATCCAGCTCCCGGTGATGAATACTGCAACCATCGCTAGTTG GTACTgtaaacttcaaaaaaaacaggagaagaGCATGCTGGAGCAAGGCCTCTCTACTCCAAAGAACACTAATGTGAGCCCAGAGAGCTTGCCTCTTGCAGTTCTGAGTAAAGACAGACCCTGTGTCCCGACCAGCAGTGTGGCAAATCCCCACATCTTTGTCCTGCCTCCTAACACGGCAGGGACGGCGCAGCTGAAACAGCGACGGAACCTGCCAGTGGCTCCAGCTGCAATTCTGCCACCATTCCTTGCAGCTCTCAATCAACCTCTTCATCCTCCCCAGCCTGTACCACAACCTCTCCTGCTTGCACCGCAGCCTCTCCTGCTTGCACCGCAACCTCTTCTGCTTGCACCACAACCTCTTCTGCTTGCACCACAACCTCTCCTGCCTGCACCACAACCTCTGCTCCCTGTGGTTATTACCAAACCGGCAGCTGATGTGCCATACACCACACAGCAGTACCATAAAAAGAAGATGCAGCAAGAGGAGAGTGGTGTTAAAAAGCGGAAGTACACTAAAAAGAGTGACGCCATCATTTGCAAGCAGTGCAAGAGAGAGCGGGACCCTGCCACCCACCAGCAGTACTTCGGAAATTGGTACTGCCAAGCCACAGCCACTACAACTCTGGCTGAGTGGAAGGCCTCATTTGAAGCCCGGGGTTATGGCAAAAAGAAAGATGCGCCACCACAATAA